The Acanthochromis polyacanthus isolate Apoly-LR-REF ecotype Palm Island chromosome 2, KAUST_Apoly_ChrSc, whole genome shotgun sequence genome contains a region encoding:
- the fhod1 gene encoding FH1/FH2 domain-containing protein 1 isoform X3: MASIVCRVQYLEDSDPFICTNFPEPRRPPPVSLEENQPLSEQVAGIHKLLEAPLKLEDCTLQVSPSGNYLDLDSSLLEQRDELESFYEDVAKGKKPLLILRTQLSVRVHHILEKLYNSHGPELRRSLFSLKQLFQDDKDLVPEFVASEGLTCFIKVGAEADHNYQNYILRALSQIMLFVDGMNGVINHSETVQWLYTLTGSLSRLVVKTSLKLLIVFVEYAESNSPLLINAVNTVDTNRGVKPWTSIMEVLEEKNGADTELLMFAMTLINKTLAVLPDQDSFYDVTDSLEQLGMEAVISKHLNNKGAEPDLKAQFTIYETALRNEDGDIDDSAPHLRKERRKMAAGEQDGRKSRRSSNQSLPDVLSPSSSLSSPVLSPVSPSLSSPTTTPGSRASSPLTSDSSASSPSGSRRGSPLPPTANGSMSSEQQEVISQSQGRSFLSHHMSALGLSRKSRLFSKTSSIHEEPQAASSSSSDSSQMNSDHLSNKTETKEPKTSFNSGEEDQVFCPEDCSVNLDKPVLRKFQGTFLRSLAATQWEKKRKSKHLSQSQLSTADDVISPSPQPTEEEGGGAEAAGHGSTSGSSDSNGLSDSQNESVFPVQRQCSTLSNDKKFLLDMLYSKTPAAPLSPTTPDTTEEEAGGGGSFLPGEDPTGRVSERLSSFRARSVEPSVPSESTASRKAELEGLEGSAQAALARLAEERQNWNLRQQSSIDAEAHARRLETTQMVPLGPGGPSDAWDQLQPSAAALRIKDLDFSDLLDEEDIDVLDMDTFDSSASCLTGLPQPPPAPPGMAPPPPPPPPPGGIAPPPPPPPPPGGVAPPPPPPGGVAPPPPPPPPGAPPPPPPSAGGQKKKKTVKLFWKELKQADGPTKCRFGRGTVWASLDKVTVDTARLEHLFESKAKELPVTKQKGPETKKSEILVLDPKRSNAINIGMTVLPAVHVIKTAILNFDEFAITKEGIEKILTMTPTEEEKQKIQEAQLANPDVPLGTAEQFLLSLASISALTPRLQLWAFKLNYEVLEKEIAEPLFDLKLGMEQLASNQTFKRILATLLAIGNFLNSSNAKGFELGYLEKVVEVKDTVHRQSLLHHTCSLVVENYPQSSDIYSEIPAITRSAKVDFELLSENLVQLERRCKASWDNLKVVAKHETKAVLKNKMTEFLKDCTQRIIILKVVHRRVINRFHSFLLFLGQPSSSVRDIKVTSFCRIISEFSLEYRTTRERVLTLKRKRAAHRERTKTRGKMITETEKFSGAVPLQDEPSPVSMATEAEPGQEEHENMKNLLISENMDQRGLRRSRAIRSLGRVSPSQMAAAREDGSSPQDDATDEIMDQLVKSVTQNPSDRTSSPKTRKRSRLNRKSLRRTLKSGLSVDVVQALGLNKTGDKV, translated from the exons gaaaggaaagaaaccTCTGCTGATCCTCAGAACTCAGCTGTCTGTCAGAGTCCACCACATCCTGG aGAAGCTCTATAACTCTCATGGTCCAGAGCTCCGTCGCTCTCTGTTCTCCCTCAAGCAGCTGTTTCAG GACGATAAAGATCTGGTTCCTGAGTTCGTGGCGTCTGAAGGTTTGACGTGTTTCATTAAAGTTGGAGCAGAAGCCGATCACAACTACCAGAACTACATCCTCAGAG CTCTCAGTCAGATCATGCTGTTTGTTGATGGAATGAACGGAGTGATCAACCACAGTGAGACGGTCCAGTGGCTCTACACCCTGACAGGAAGTCTG TCCCGTCTGGTGGTGAAAACGTCTCTGAAGCTTCTCATCGTGTTCGTGGAGTATGCAGAGTCCAACAGTCCTCTGTTGATCAACGCCGTCAACACAGTGGACACGAACAGAG gtGTGAAGCCGTGGACTTCCATCATGGAGGTTCTGGAGGAGAAAAATGGAGCTGACACCgagctgctgatgtttgccATGACGCTGATCAACAAG aCTCTGGCGGTGCTGCCGGACCAGGACTCCTTCTACGACGTGACGGACAGCCTGGAGCAGCTGGGGATGGAGGCTGTCATCAGCAAACACCTGAACAACAAGGGGGCGGAGCCTGACCTGAAGGCACAGTTCACCATCTATgag acagctCTCAGGAATGAGGACGGTGACATCGATGACTCCGCCCCTCACCTCCGtaaggaaagaagaaagatgGCCGCCGGTGAGCAAGATGGACGGAAGAGCCGCCGATCGTCCAATCAGAGCCTGCCGGACGTCCtgtccccctcctcctccctgtcctCCCCTGTCCTCTCCCCCGTCTCCCCGTCCCTGTcctcccccaccaccacccccgGCAGCAGGGCGTCATCTCCACTGACCTCCGATAGCTCCGCCTCCAGCCCCTCTGGCTCCAGGAGAGGATCCCCGCTGCCCCCAACAGCCAATGGCAGCATGAGCtcagagcagcaggaagtgaTCTCACAGAGCCA GGGTCGCTCTTTCCTCAGTCACCACATGTCAGCTTTGGGTCTCAGCAGGAAGTCCAGACTGTTCTCTAAAACCAGCTCCATCCATGAGGAGCCTCAAGCAGCCAGCAG TTCCTCCTCTGATTCGTCTCAGATGAACTCGGATCATCTCAGCAACAAGACGGAAACTAAAGAACCTAAAACCAGCTTCAA CTCAGGGGAGGAAGACCAGGTGTTCTG cccTGAGGACTGCAGTGTGAATCTGGACAAACCCGTCCTCAGGAAGTTTCA AGGCACCTTCCTGCGCAGCCTGGCCGCCACTCAgtgggagaagaagaggaagagtaAACACTTGAGCCAATCACAGCTGTCCACGGCTGATGATGTCATATCCCCGAGCCCCCAGCccacagaggaggagggaggaggggctGAAGCAGCGGGTCATG gTTCAACATCCGGCAGTTCAGATTCTAACGGACTCTCAGACTCCCAGAATGAATCAG tgtttccGGTGCAGCGTCAGTGCAGCACGCTGTCCAACGACAAGAAGTTCCTGCTGGACATGCTTTACTCCAAAACACCTGCAGCTCCTCTGAGCCCCACGACcccagacaccaccgaagaagaagcaggaggaggaggaagcttcCTACCTG GTGAAGATCCAACCGGTCGAGTGTCAGAGCGTCTGTCCAGCTTCAGAGCGCGCTCAGTAGAACCCAGTGTTCCCAGTGAGAGCACCGCCTCCCGCAAGGCAGAGCTGGAAGGTCTAGAAGGTTCTGCTCAGGCGGCGCTGGCCCGACTAGCTGAAGAACGTCAG AACTGGAACCTCCGGCAGCAGAGCAGCATCGATGCAGAGGCCCACGCCCGGCGTCTGGAGACCACCCAGATGGTTCCGTTGGGTCCTGGAGGTCCGAGTGACGCCTGGGACCAGCTGCAGCCGAGCGCCGCCGCCCTGCGGATCAAAGACCTGGACTTCTCCGACCTGCTGGACGAGGAGGACATCGACGTTCTGGACATGGACACCTTCGACTCCTCGGCTTCCTGCCTGACCGGCCTCCCCCAGCCTCCACCTGCTCCCCCAGGCATGgctcctcctcccccacctccccctcctccagGTGGTATAGCTccgccccctcctccccctcctcctccaggtgGTGTAGctccaccccctcctcctccaggtgGTGTCGCTccgccccctcctccccctcctcccggtgctcctccccctcctcccccctcagCGGGGggtcagaagaagaagaagacggtgAAGCTGTTCTGGAAGGAGCTGAAGCAGGCAGACGGACCCACCAAGTGTCGCTTCGGTCGGGGAACGGTGTGGGCGTCACTGGACAAGGTTACCGTGGATACGGCCCGCCTAGAACACCTGTTTGAGTCCAAGGCCAAAGAGCTGCCTGTCACCAAG CAGAAAGGTCCTGAGACCAAGAAGTCTGAGATTCTGGTTCTGGACCCGAAGAGGAGCAACGCCATCAACATCGGTATGACCGTCCTGCCAGCGGTCCACGTCATCAAGACCGCCATCCTCAACTTTGATGAGTTCGCCATCACCAAGGAGGGAATCGAG AAGATCCTGACCATGACGCCCActgaggaggagaagcagaagatCCAGGAGGCCCAGCTGGCCAATCCAGATGTTCCTCTGGGCACCGCCGAGCAGTTCCTGCTGAGCCTGGCCTCCATCAGTGCCCTGACCCCACGACTGCAGCTCTGGGCCTTCAAGCTGAACTACGAGGTTCTGGAGAAG GAAATCGCTGAGCCGCTGTTCGACCTGAAGCTGGGGATGGAACAGCTGGCGTCCAATCAGACCTTCAAGAGGATCCTCGCTACGCTGCTCGCCATCGGGAACTTCCTGAACAGCTCCAAt gctAAAGGCTTTGAGCTGGGCTACCTGGAGAAGGTGGTGGAGGTGAAGGACACGGTCCACCGTCAGTCTCTGCTGCATCACACCTGCAGCCTGGTGGTGGAAAATTACCCACAATCCTCGGACATCTACTCAGAGATCCCGGCCATCACCCGATCTGCCAAG GTGGACTTTGAGCTGCTGTCGGAGAACCTGGTCCAGCTGGAGCGCCGCTGCAAAGCATCATGGGACAACCTGAAGGTGGTGGCGAAGCACGAGACCAAAGCAGTCCTGAAGAACAAGATGACCGAGTTCCTGAAGGACTGCACCCAGAGGATCATCATCCTGAAGGTGGTGCACCGCAGGGTCAtcaacag GTTCCACTCGTTCCTGCTGTTTCTTGGCCAGCCGTCCTCCTCTGTCAGAGACATCAAGGTGACCAGTTTCTGTCGGATCATCAGTGAGTTTTCTTTGGAGTATCGAACCACCAGAGAACGAGTTCTGACCCTGAAACGGAAACGAGCCGCTCACAGAGAGAGAACCAAGACCAGAGGGAAGATGATCACTGAG ACAGAGAAGTTCTCAGGGGCGGTGCCTCTTCAGGATGAACCCTCGCCGGTCTCCATGGCGACGGAAGCGGAGCCTGGTCAGGAGGAACACGAGAACATGAAGAACCTGCTGATCAGCGAGAACATGGACCAGAGAGGCCTGAGGAGATCCAGAGCCATCCGCa GTCTGGGCCGGGTCAGTCCATCTCAGATGGCAGCAGCCAGAGAAGATGGGTCGAGTCCTCAGGACGACGCCACCGATGAGATCATGGACCAGCTGGTGAAGTCCGTCACCCAGAACCCGTCTGACCGGACCTCCAGCCCCAAGACTCGCAAACGCTCCCGACTCAACAGGAAGTCAT